DNA from Halogeometricum sp. S1BR25-6:
TGAGGTCGGGTTGGAAGCCGTAAAACTGATGGAAGTAGTGTTTCTCCGCCACCTCGTCGTACGTCCAGACGCCGTCCTCGTAGTCGGGGAAGATGTTCCCGCGCTTCTGGGCCTGTTCGAGGTCGCTGGTCCAGAGGTAGTAGTCGTGGTACTTCGAGTAGGGGTCGCGCCGGGCGCGCTTGAACCACGGGTGCTGGTCGGAGGTGTGGTTGAACACCATGTCGATGAGCACCCGGATGCCGCGTTCGTGCGCGCGTTCGAGGAGGTCCGCGAAGTCGCCGAGCGACCCGAGTTTCGAGTCGACGGCGTAGTAGTCGGAGACGTCGTAGCCGTTGTCCTGGATGGGACTCGGGTAGAACGGGCGGAGCCACAGACAGTCCACCCCCAACTGCTCGATGTAGCCGAGGCGGTCGATGAGGCCCCGCAGGTCCCCCCAGCCGTCGCCGTCGGAGTCGTTGAACGTTTTCACGTCGATGGAGTAGATTATCGCGTCGCGATACCAGTCAGGATTCGCCATACTGTCCCGTTCCGACGGCGGGTACGTCACTTTTGCCGTGGGTTCGGTCGTCGTCCGAGCAACGCGGTCGGGGGTCGCGGCGCCGTGCCGGGAGTCCGAAGACCACCCGTCCGAGCCGCGAGGACCGGAGGGAACCGCTTAAGTTGGTCACAACCCACGAACGCGTATGAACGTCAGAGTATCGCACGCGCCCGAGGTGACGGTATGAGCGTCGGTCGCCGCGTCACCTCAGACCACCAACTCGCCCGTCTCCTCCAGATCGGCATCGTCTTAGAGGAAGTGGTCGAGGCGCGGGCGCACCACCACTACCAATCGCTCGCGGACGACGAGCGCGAACTCGACGAGGAGATAGAGGAACTGCTCGAACACGCCGCCGAGGAGTCCGCGGAGCACCGCGACCGCTTGGAGGGAATCATCGCGGACCTCGACGCCGAGAGCATCCCCTTCGAGGACATCGAGACGCTCGTGGAGGCGCAGTACGGCAGCACCAAACCGGAAGACTTCGACGGCGTCCTCTACGACCAACTGTGCAACGAGGAGACGGCCTACAAGTTCTACGACGACCTCATCGACGCCATCGAGGCCAGCGAGGCGGAGTTCAGCGTCGACAGGGAGCATCTCGTCCGCCTGCTCACCGAGATTCGAGAGGAGGAGGCCGAAGGCGTCGAATCAGTGACCCGAATCATGGAGACGCGCGAATGAGCCGAACGCAGCGACGCGGAGGACATCGATGAACACCGCAGACCAGTACGTAAAGGCAATTTACCTCCTACAGGAGATGGAAGACGGCCCGGCAGCGACCGGCGCTCTCGCGGACATGCTCGACGTGAGTCCGGCGAGCGCGAACGAGATGATCGGCAAACTCGAAGAGCGCGGGCTCGCCGAACACGAGAAGTACAAGGGCGTCCGCCTCACCGACGAAGGTATCGTGCGCGCGCGCGACGCGCTCAAGACCTACTGCATCATCGAGCGGTTCCTCGCGAACGTCCTCGACGTCGAAGAGTTCCGCGGGGAGGCGCGCGAACTCGAACCCGTCATCGACGACATCGTCGCCGAGCGACTCGACACCATCATCGACCGCAACGACGAGTGCCCCGACTGCTTCGACCCCGAGACCGACGCCTGCTGTTACCTCGAAGTGGCCGAAGTCGAAGAACGCCCGGCCGACTAAACTCTATCGGACGGATTACCCGGATACGCGCGGCCTAATCCGGGAACGATGACGAAGCGTTAAGACGGTTCCCGCGAGAGACGCCGGTATGGTAGGAACGATCGGACGCCTCCTCCGACTCGCGGGCGTGGGACCCGGCGGTCGGACGGAGGTGACGGGGAGTCCCGAGTTCCCGTACGTCTGTCGCGGATGCGGGACCGCCTACGACGTCCAGTACCACGTCTGCCCCGAGTGCGGCGGCTTCTCCGTCGAGCGCTCCCCGAGTGTCAGCGTCGACGCGGGCTGACACCGGCGGACGACGGCGGGTCGAACCCGATGGCTTTTCAAAGCTCGCACGACGAGTAGCGACTGTAGTCCCGTGGTGGTGAGCGGTTCCCTCGGAATCGCGAGCGATACGGGGCGAGCGAAGCGAAGAGTCCCGTGGTGTAGTGGCCAATCATAATGGCCTTTGGAGCCATTGACGGCGGTTCGAATCCGCCCGGGACTACTTTTTGCGAGCGTCGGCGAGCAGTGGCAGTCGCGACGCGAATCGGAGAGCGGCGTGGAGCGTCGCGACCCCAGTTCGGTATCCGCCCGAGAGGACGCTATCCGAACGGGTCGTTCGACTACAAAAAAAGTCGAAGAAAGGGGTGCGGCCGCTCAGTCGCTTCTCGAGACGTCCCGTTCCGTCCGTTCTTCGAGGATGTCCGTCCGGAAGTAGGCGAGTTCGACCAGCGTGACGACGAGGCTGATTGCCACGACGGTGTAGAACACCGTGCGCTGGGTGTTAAACAGGTTGATCATCATCAGCGGCAGGAAGACGACGGTCCCAACGAGTCCGATGGCGGGCGGAATCGCGGAGACGTCCTCGTGGTCGCGTTGGGTGAGCGCGAGGTAGCTCATCCCGCCGAAGACGACGATGAACGTCAGCGACGCGAACGACGTGATGCCTTCGAGGCTCCCGACGACGGTGAACGCGGCGGTCAGCACGCCGAGCAGGAGGATGATGCGCTTCGGGAGCGCCCCCTCCTCGAACTCGTCGGGCGTCTCGGTGTCGAGGCGGGTGGGCAGCAGGTCGTTCTCGATGAGTCGGTCGGAGAACTGCGCGCTGGTGAACAGCGTCGCGTTGATGGCGCTGGCCGTGGAGAACAGCGCCGACAGCGAGATGATGAGGTGGCCCCAACTCCCGCCGAACTGGGAGGCGGCCGTCGCCAGCGCGACTTCGGGGTGCTGAGAGACCAGAGAGACGCCGACGATGCTGGTGGTGACGATGGCGACGCCGATGTAGATGAGCACCGCCGTCGGAATCGAGATGTAGATGGCGGTGGGGTTGGTGTCGCTGTGGTCCTTGATGGTCGCCTGCGAGTACATCAGGAGTTGCCAGCCCTGGAACGCGACGAACGACATCGCGGCGGCCATGATGGGTTCGAAGGTAATCCCTTCGATCGACCCGAGACCGGTCTGGATGCCGCCGTTGCCGGACCCGAACCAGAGTCCGAAGCCGACGAAGCCGACGAGGACGGCTATCTTGACGACGACCAGAACGATTTCGACCCAACCGGACTCCTCGACGCCGACGAGGTTGAGCGCGACGAAGATTCCGATGATAGCCAGCGATAGCAGGGGTCGCATCGGCAGTCCGAACAGTTGGTCGATACTGATGATGTCGACGAAGTAGCTCCCGAAGGCGTAGGCGTACATCGCCATCGACCCGACGTACCCGAACAGGAGCGTCCACCCCGCCATCCCGGCGAGCGTGGAACTGTCGGCGAACCACTCGAGGTACGTCGGCGACGCCCCTTCGGGGTCGCTCAGTTGGTTCAGTTTGATGTACGAGTAGCCGGCGCACAGTGCGACGAGACCGGCCAACACGAACGAGAGCCACGCGAGTTGCCCGGAGATGTTCACGACGACGCCGAGGACGGCGTAGATGCCGCCACCGATCATCCCGCCGAGGGCCATCGACACGGCCCCCGTGAGACCGAGGTCCCCCCCTTGGTTCCCGGCGGGATCGCCCGTTTGGTTCTCTGTAGACATGTATCCTCGATTGCGTTTGCAGACTTTTCAGCCTTTTAGCCGAGAGCGGAATTAACGCCGAAGTTTGTGAATCAAACACGAGGAATCGGTCCACCGGCACCGAACGCCGTCTCCCCGTCCTTCGTTCGAGCGAACAGTTTGTTAAGCCTGAACGACGAGGAGTACGCATGAAACATACGACGGAGACGGGGGTCGACGAACCCGTCGCCGGCGCGATGCCGCAGACGGACCGGGAGCGGTGGATTATCCTCAACCCGGTGAGCGGGACGGCCGACCACGCCGAGCAAGTGCGGGAACTCGCGGCCGAACGCGGCTACCGGGTCGAGGAGACCGACCGCGAGGGGCACGCCGCCGAACTCGCGCGGCGCGCGGCGGCGGGCGACGTCACCCTCCTCGCCGTCGCCGGCGGGGACGGCACCCTCCACGAAGTCGTGAACGGCCTCCACGACGAGGACGCCCTCGACCGGATAACCGTCGTTCCTCTCCCCGTCGGAACCGAGAACATCGTGGCGAACAACCTCGACATCCGGAGCGTCGAACAGGGGTTCGACGTGGTCGAGACGGGGGCGCGGCGGCGAATCGACCTCGGCGTCGCCGACGGCGAACTGTTCGCGATGTCCTGCATCGCCGGCCTCCTCGCGGACGCGAGCATCGCCACCTCGGACGAACTGAAAGAGCGGTTCGGTTCGATGGCGTTCGTCGTCGCCGGCCTCCAGGAGATGGCGACGTTCGACGGTCTGCAGGTCGACCTGACCGCCGTCTCGCAGGGCGAGGAGACGCGGTGGTCCGGCGAGGCAGTCTGCGTCCTCGTCGGGAACATCCGTCGGTTCGCCAAGGAGGGCGGGCAGGCGAACGTCGAGGACGGCCACCTCGAAGTCGTCATCATCGAGCAGATGCCGACGACGGAGATGGTCGCCGAAGCGCTCACGCAACGCGTGCTCGGCGAGGAGACGGAGAACGTGTTTCACGTGCGGGCGAGTCAACTCCAAATCAGCACGGCGGACGAGGAGACCATCGACTTCAGCCTCGACGGCGAACCCCACTCCGACAGCGAACTCATCCTGTACACCCACCCGCGGTCGCTCCGGGTCTGCGTCGGCCCCGACTACGACCCCTCGCCGTTCTACTCCTGACGCCCCGTCACTGTGACCGCCGACGTTCAGCGCAGGACGAACTCGACTCGCTCCTCGCTCGCCCCCTGCGTCCGACGCCCCGTCACGTCCACTCGTCCGACCTCTCCGGTGTTTGCGATGTGTGTCCCGGCGCAGGCGGTCCGGTCGAACGGTTCCTCGCCGTCCACACCCAGTATCTCCACGATGCGAACCTCCGTGATAGCGTCCGGGAGCAGGTGGATGCGCGTGCGCGCGGGGTCCAGTGACGCCTCGGCCGTCTCGCGGTCGAGTGAGTACCACCGCACCGGTCGCGCGTCGGCGACCAGTTCGTTCACGCGCGCCTCGATGCGGTCGAGGTCCGACCGCTCGAAGCGCTCGTAGGCGCAGTCGAGGTGCGCGTGGTCGTCGTACAGTTGGTTGCCCGTCGTCTCCGCGTCGTAGATTTCGAGGAGGACCGCCGAGAGGAGGTGCTGTGCCGTGTGGTACCGCATGTGCGCGTGTCGTCGCTCCCAGTCTATTTCGCCGACGATGGCGGTACCCGGGTCCGGCGGGTCGCCGTCGAGCGCGTGAAGGATTTCGTCCGTCTTCGTCACGTCCGCGACGCGCCACTCGCGGCCCGTGTCATCCCGGAGTCGGCCGATGTCGTGCGGTTGGCCGCCGCCGGTGGGGTAAAAGCAGGTCCGGTCGAGGACGGCCCTGTCGCCGGCGACGGACTCGACCGTCGCCTCGAAGGTCCGGCGCGTCGTCTCTTCCAAGTAGAGCGGTTCGCTTGTCATCTGATACCGCGACGTACGGACGCGAACGATAAGAGTCGCTTCGGTTCCAAGTCGGTCGATTTCCTGCGCCTCGCCCCGGGGGACGCTGATTCTCGCCCGTCGTAACGCCTAAGAGCCGAACAACCATTGATTCGAGTAATGAATACGAACGCGAACGTTCGAACGCCCCGCTCGTCGCTCCAACGGGGGTGGCGCCGTGGGCGTTGAGATAAAGGAGTCGCCCGTCTCCGACGCCGAGTTCGAGACGATGAAGCGGTTCGTCAGCGACTACCTCTCCGCCAGCGTCGAGAACGAGGAAGACGGCGGCCGGATGCGGTGGTACCCGTGGCACAGCGCCGAATACCGGTTCAATCACATCCTCAACGTCGTCGAGTTGGCCTCGAAAATAGCCGAACGGGAGGGCGCCGACGAGGACGTCGTCCGCGTCGCCGCGCTGTTCCACGACATCGCGAAACTCGAGGCCGACCAGGAAGAACACGCCGAGGAGGGCGCGCGCGTCGCCCGCGAGTACCTCGCGACGCACGGCGAGTTCCCCCAATCGTTCGTCGAACAGGTGTGCCAGGTCGTCGAGGACCACTCCTATCAGGGCTCGCTCGCGGACGTGACCTTAGAGACGCGGTGTCTCATCGAGGCGGACATCCTCGACAAGGTCGGCGCCAACGGCACCGTGCTGATGCTCCTCCGGATGGGCTATGAGGCCCGGACGCACATGGACGCCTCCGAGATGGTCGAACGCGTCCTCGAACGGGGCCGCGCGGCGACCGACCGGGTCGAGAGCGACGCCGCCGAGAGCATCGCCTACCAGCGTCTCAAACGCGTGAAGTGGTTCCGCGAGTGGCTCGAAGAGGAGGTTCCCGGCATGGAGCACGACGAGTTCGGCGAGGCCTGAGCGCCGCCGTCTCGGGTCGCCCGGCCGCCGACCACCCCGGTCGCAACGCCGTTGCAGCGACCGCTCTACGCTTATAGCGTGTCCAGAATCTCCAGCACCGACGCCTCGGCGTCGCGGCCGGGGTCCCACTCCGCGCCGTCGCGGTCGGACTCGCGGTAGTCGTCCACCGCCGCGGCCATCGCCTCGTCCGGCGGCGTCGACTCCCAGCCGAGGTCCGAGAGCTTGTTCGTGTCCATGACGTGCGGGTACTCCCGGTAGAAGACGAAGTCGTCGAGGGAGAGTCCGGCGGCCGCGAGTTCACGCTCGCCGGCGTGGACGACGTCGACGGATTCCTCGGCCGCCTCGGCTATCAGGTCGACCGTTTCTTCCAGGGTGGCGAGTCGCCGGTCGCCGACGTTGTACGCCTCGCCGGGCGTGCCGCGTTCGGCGACGACCCGGAGGGCGCTGGCGACGTCCTCGACGTACACGCGGTGCCAGAGGTTCGTCCCGTCGCCGGGGACGACGATTCGGTCGTACTGCTCCACTCGGTCAATCCAGTAGTCCAACCGCTCGGTGTAGTCGTGCGGGCCGTAGACGATGCACGGGCGGACGGCCATCGCGTTCACCCCCTCGGTCGCCGCCTCGAAGACGATTCGGTCGCCCTCGGCCTTGCGCGGACCGTACGTCTCGTCTGCGTCGTCCTCAGCCTGTTCGGGCGTGCACTCGCACAGCGGCGTCTCGCCCTCCCGCTTCGGAA
Protein-coding regions in this window:
- a CDS encoding ferritin family protein, which translates into the protein MSVGRRVTSDHQLARLLQIGIVLEEVVEARAHHHYQSLADDERELDEEIEELLEHAAEESAEHRDRLEGIIADLDAESIPFEDIETLVEAQYGSTKPEDFDGVLYDQLCNEETAYKFYDDLIDAIEASEAEFSVDREHLVRLLTEIREEEAEGVESVTRIMETRE
- a CDS encoding metal-dependent transcriptional regulator encodes the protein MNTADQYVKAIYLLQEMEDGPAATGALADMLDVSPASANEMIGKLEERGLAEHEKYKGVRLTDEGIVRARDALKTYCIIERFLANVLDVEEFRGEARELEPVIDDIVAERLDTIIDRNDECPDCFDPETDACCYLEVAEVEERPAD
- a CDS encoding APC family permease is translated as MSTENQTGDPAGNQGGDLGLTGAVSMALGGMIGGGIYAVLGVVVNISGQLAWLSFVLAGLVALCAGYSYIKLNQLSDPEGASPTYLEWFADSSTLAGMAGWTLLFGYVGSMAMYAYAFGSYFVDIISIDQLFGLPMRPLLSLAIIGIFVALNLVGVEESGWVEIVLVVVKIAVLVGFVGFGLWFGSGNGGIQTGLGSIEGITFEPIMAAAMSFVAFQGWQLLMYSQATIKDHSDTNPTAIYISIPTAVLIYIGVAIVTTSIVGVSLVSQHPEVALATAASQFGGSWGHLIISLSALFSTASAINATLFTSAQFSDRLIENDLLPTRLDTETPDEFEEGALPKRIILLLGVLTAAFTVVGSLEGITSFASLTFIVVFGGMSYLALTQRDHEDVSAIPPAIGLVGTVVFLPLMMINLFNTQRTVFYTVVAISLVVTLVELAYFRTDILEERTERDVSRSD
- a CDS encoding diacylglycerol/lipid kinase family protein → MKHTTETGVDEPVAGAMPQTDRERWIILNPVSGTADHAEQVRELAAERGYRVEETDREGHAAELARRAAAGDVTLLAVAGGDGTLHEVVNGLHDEDALDRITVVPLPVGTENIVANNLDIRSVEQGFDVVETGARRRIDLGVADGELFAMSCIAGLLADASIATSDELKERFGSMAFVVAGLQEMATFDGLQVDLTAVSQGEETRWSGEAVCVLVGNIRRFAKEGGQANVEDGHLEVVIIEQMPTTEMVAEALTQRVLGEETENVFHVRASQLQISTADEETIDFSLDGEPHSDSELILYTHPRSLRVCVGPDYDPSPFYS
- a CDS encoding alanyl-tRNA editing protein is translated as MTSEPLYLEETTRRTFEATVESVAGDRAVLDRTCFYPTGGGQPHDIGRLRDDTGREWRVADVTKTDEILHALDGDPPDPGTAIVGEIDWERRHAHMRYHTAQHLLSAVLLEIYDAETTGNQLYDDHAHLDCAYERFERSDLDRIEARVNELVADARPVRWYSLDRETAEASLDPARTRIHLLPDAITEVRIVEILGVDGEEPFDRTACAGTHIANTGEVGRVDVTGRRTQGASEERVEFVLR
- a CDS encoding HD domain-containing protein; translation: MGVEIKESPVSDAEFETMKRFVSDYLSASVENEEDGGRMRWYPWHSAEYRFNHILNVVELASKIAEREGADEDVVRVAALFHDIAKLEADQEEHAEEGARVAREYLATHGEFPQSFVEQVCQVVEDHSYQGSLADVTLETRCLIEADILDKVGANGTVLMLLRMGYEARTHMDASEMVERVLERGRAATDRVESDAAESIAYQRLKRVKWFREWLEEEVPGMEHDEFGEA
- a CDS encoding NAD-dependent epimerase/dehydratase family protein, which codes for MTDTDTALVVGGTRFIGRHVVEDLLEHGYDVAIFNRGNHENPFEEDDRVTRVEGDRTDDTDLKTAKLSVKPDVVIDCVAYYPADVEAAVEIFSDVDAYVYVSSGAAYGREEIPKREGETPLCECTPEQAEDDADETYGPRKAEGDRIVFEAATEGVNAMAVRPCIVYGPHDYTERLDYWIDRVEQYDRIVVPGDGTNLWHRVYVEDVASALRVVAERGTPGEAYNVGDRRLATLEETVDLIAEAAEESVDVVHAGERELAAAGLSLDDFVFYREYPHVMDTNKLSDLGWESTPPDEAMAAAVDDYRESDRDGAEWDPGRDAEASVLEILDTL